A segment of the Lolium perenne isolate Kyuss_39 chromosome 3, Kyuss_2.0, whole genome shotgun sequence genome:
ATTATGACCATGCGCGCCCTGCCAAATCGTGGGCATGCCAATTATTTGGCGGACGATTTCGCCGCCGTGGTCTTGCCAAGCCACGGGAGAAAAAGTGAATGCATGACCAAATAATTGGAAGGGAGATGTAATCTTGGCTTCCAACCAAACTAATGCCCGCATCCCGAGTCAACGCCAAAATATTGGTTTGGCAGTTGCTGGCTGCAATCCAAACAGACCCTAAACCTTTGTTGATGTTGGTGCGGCAGTGCAACCCAACCATTTGTGTCCTGTGTTTGCCGCCGGTCTACCACCAATCTACTGCAATGCAACGATTACTTGGTCGAATCACATCATCTCATTACCACTTCCCTCCTTTGCCACTAGCCTGCATCCTCCCTAAAACCGTGGGCCTGTATCTCAACTGGTAATGGTTCTGTGAAAGAATCTGTCCTGAGTCCTTACCCTGTTTCCAACATGTATGGTTGCCATCTGTAATTTCACAGATGATAAAACATGCCAGCGGTATCAACAGTTATTTTGAAGATCATTTTCTTCTTGGACTTGCTTATATCTTTTAACTTCTAGGGGGTATGTACTTCATtaatatcatatgcatgataaatAGGAATTCAGAAACTACTAGTTAAGAGAGCACTGTTAGTATCTCGCTGTTTGCATGGATAATAAATGCAGCTATTTTCGTTGAAGTGAGTTTGCAGTAGTATTTGTCTTCCAGCAttcgatttttttttctttctaaaaTTTTGATGTTAATAGTTATGCCGTCATCTTATATTTAGTAATAGTAATACTATTGACAATGGAATTTCTTCCAACTGCAGTCTGTCAGTGATAACGATGTTCGCGACATAGTGCTGTCTTATCTTATGCACAACTGTTATAAGGAGACAGCAGAGACCTTCCTATCCAGCACTGGGTTAAAGTTACCTATTGATTATACTGTAGATGTGGATAAGCGTAAAGGTATTTATTTGTGGGTCAATACTCAATACTTAATCTTGCATTAGCATTGTCCAGGGATGTGTATTTCTTTTACTTATTAAATAAATTGCACACGTAATAACTTCTCTTTATTTCTGTAAATTTCCTGTCCGTTCTGGACTTATGGTTTACAAATGATCCACTTTGCCACTACTTTTCCACTTTCGTAACCTTTTCATTCCAATTTTTGTATTAATTAAAGATCATGAAAGATGCCTTTTTTTTCAAGAACCGGCTACAACTGTTGCCTGTTTTTCCATTAAGGTTTAGCAAAGATGTTATAGTTGATACACGCGGTTTCACCGCCCGCCTACACACACATACACACTCACAACTACTCCTCGCTACTACCCGCTGTCTGCATAACTTCCATAACTCTAGCCTTTTTTCATATATAAGAAAAGATATGTACTAAAAATACTAACTCAGTTAAGTGAAATGCTCTTGCTAGATCAACTGGTCAATGCaagtatggaactgctcttcattTAACCAATGGGATATTGACATGTAGCCAATACAGATGCCATTGTTGTTCACTGCCATTTATACTACGGAGTCTACGTGACTAGTGGTTGGATGTGATTTTTGTTGCACGCCATTACAAATGAAGTTATATTGTGCACTCTCAGTCTTAACCTATGAAAACTTTGTGGTTCAAATATATCTTTAATGTATCTGAACTTATGTATCACGAGTTCGTGACAATATATAGTATGCCAGTTTCAAAGAACAACCATTTTAATTCCCATTTGTCTCCATGCATGGTTATTTGCGCCCCAATCCTAACGCTGTATTCTGTTTTTTATTCAGCAATTTTAAATTCGGTGTTGGAAGGGGATGCTGTGAAGGCCATAAAACTTACAGATGAATTGGTGCCCAACTTGCTAGAGAATGATAAGGATTTGCATTTTGATATTTTAAGTCTGCACTTCGTTGAGCTAGTTCGTTCCAGAAAATGGTAACTAACAAAGTTTATTTTTGGACGGTGGAAGTTGGGTTACATGGTTTGATTCTGGATTTTTTTTGACTGACAGCACAGAAGCAGTTGAGTTTGGTAAGAAAATGTTGACACCATTTGGAAAAATTCCCAAGTATGTTGAGAAATTAGAGGTACATTTTTCTTAAACGACAAATGTCGTTTTCAGTATATACAGTAGAGTAATTTGGATTAACTGATGCATGAGATATGAATGCGCTGGTACGGAAGGATATACCAAAACAAACAGTACTGGTACCATGCCACCTCAAATCTGGCCAGTTTTGTAGTCTTCTGTATTCTGAATGATATCGATTGCTTTAATTGAGTTTGCTAGACTATCATCTGTTTTTATTATGTTTAACAAATACATCAGATCCAATTGAACGATATTTGCCCTGAATCAGTATTAATCATGGCTCTGACTATGAAGTAGTGGCCCATTAATATCATCGCCATTATTGGGCGCTAGATTTAATCAACAGAACATGGGCTGAATATTGTTGAAGTAGAGAAGCACCATTCAACCAATCAAATACATATAACATTTTTTAGCATGGCAGATATGGGGATGTAGTGATGACTGGTGTGTCTTAACTATGTTATGGATGGAGAACTATGGAAATCCTTGTTTTATTATGCAGGATTTTTTGGCCCTTCTAGCTTACGAAGAGCCTGAGAAGTCACCCATGTTCCATCTACTAAGCCCAGAGTACAGGCAGAATGTTGCAGATAGCTTGAATCGGGCTATTCTCGGTATGTTGTAAGATACTCTCCTTAGTTACTGGTGTCATAGCTTCATATGATCTGATTGTGATCCTTTTCTCTTGATGAATGACAGCAAATGCTAATCTACCAGCATATTCATCATTGGAGAGAGTGATACAGCAATCTACTGTGGTTAGACAATACTTGCAGCAGGAAGTTGGCAAGGTAACTAATCATGCGTTTGTTTCTCTCACTATCAAttattacaacaacaacaacaacaacaacaacaacaacatcaaagcctttttcccaagcaagttAGGGTAGGCACTATCAATTATTACTAACCTGGTTTAATTTTGTTAACACATTTGATATATTTTCACAAATAATATCCACTTCAATTGACTACGATGCACGCATGACATTTGAAACTCTTGGAGCAGGATTCTTACACACCGTTTTCTTTGAAGGCCTTTCTGAACAAGTAAGGTGCAACCAATCGACCTTGAGAAGCGGAAAGTCCTTTGGACCCATGGTGCCCTTGAGAGTGCGGAAACAACTCCGAGAAATTTACACAGTTTTCCATTAAATAGAACAGCGAGATTGCACATATCTGATAGAACTGCCTTGTGCAGCGAGACCCGTTGTACCATGGAAGAGGGATGTTGTATGAATTATGATTTTTATGCTCGTGTTTTCCCTTAGATGTAAGATGTACATACCGGGAAGTTGTGTATGATCGTTGAGAGATTTTTTTAGCTCGAGCCAAATTGTTGTGCACAGTACTGTTTTGCCTGATATTTACACATTGTTTGACGTGACTGGAAGAAGATTTGGATGGGATCTGATGCCCGCCAGTTCATCTGGGCTGACGGACTGTTCTTTCCATACTTAATTCTTCCACTTGAAAGAGACGGATGCTGCATTCTGTTGCGTTCATCGTTCCAGTGCGCAGGTAAAGAAGTCGGCCATGAAGAAGTAGATAGAAAGGGATGCACCGATACAATACAACATTCTCATTGAGAATCGAGCTAAAGCAGGGGCACCAGCCACCAGGAGTGGTGGCTTCTTTAGTTTTCCACCGTGAAACGCGAGGAGGAATCACGCAAAGCCAGCCGAGAAATCGTTCCCTTTTCGGCCCCTGGTGAACGGGATACGGCaattagatcacatcactatggtCAGCGAATCGAGTTCTCCCCGGGCCCTTGGCTATCTCCAGCTGCGGCTGGTGATGTTCTATAAAAATGTAGCTGGACATGCCAGTGCTTCTTGTCAACCTAGAAAGCTCATCACTGTTGGTCGGCTTGACCTCTGTTTCTCCGCGTGAGGGCTCTGTTTGTCTGGGCAACAGAACATGGTACCGTAACTCTTCCGCTTTTGTTTATCCACTACCTGTGGGTTTCTGCACATTTACCTGATGCTTGTACGTTTAGAAAGATAGAGGACAATCAAGGTTCTTTTGTTGTATAATTTGATGGGAAAAGGCTTGAGTACTCAGTAGACAGTGGCATCCTCGAATTCTTCAGAAATGTTCTTCCAGAATTGTTCAGGCAGACATTCATCCTCTGATTACATACAGCTCGGACAGTTCGCCTACTTGCTTGCGATTTATGAGATCAAAATGATTTACTATTAGTATTGAACATCCAGTCGCCTGATTGCATACAGTTTTCGTTCACTAATAGTAGAGTGGTGCTTATTTGATGCATCTCTAGTATAGCATCCAATTACTACTATTTGTGTTCTTTTGACCAAAACGTTAAGCTGTCCAAGTTGTCAACAGAGCTTCGGAGGCTCAAACGGGAAGAACCCAAATCCTTCCAGTGCCCCGTCGGCGCTCCGAAACATAACGAGATCCGTCGACAGGAACGGCCATCGGTACGCTGACGGCAATGCCGGGTATGACATGGTTCTCGCGAAGGAACAGAATCGAAACCCATCACAGATCTCAACTCTCTCCAACAAGGTGATCAATGAAAACTTAACCTTGCTGTAATCTTGTAGCTTAGTGGTACGTAACTGTGATTAACCATCCAGGTTACTTATAATATATCTTGCCCTGCAGATGGTCTCATTTCCTAGCTTTATCTCGGACAACGGAACCATGACCATAAGCACGCCGGAGAGGTTCGGTCCGTGGGGAGGCACCGGCGGCACCATATTCGACGACGGCATATACACCGGCGTCAGGCAGATCACCATAACGCGAGGACTGGGGATATCCTCCATGAAGGTCCTCTACGACCGGAACGGGCAGGCGATATGGGGCGACAAGCGCGGCACCAGCGGGGCGGCGAGGCCTGAAAAGGTAACACGGTTTGTTCAGCTTCAGTTTAAGAGTCAGTTTGACGCTTGGTGAGTGAGTGGTACACTTACATGGCGTTCTCTGTTTTGGCAGATCGTATTCGATTTTCCAACCGAGATCCTGACGCACGTCACCGGGTACTTCGGCCCGACGATGATCATGGGCCCGACGGTGATCAAGTCTATCACCTTCCACACGACGAAGAAGAGCCATGGACCGTTTGGGGACGAGCATGGCACATTCTTCTCCAGCTGCCTGACCGACGGAAGGATCGTGGGGTTTCATGGCAGGGGTGGATGGTATATTGACAGCATCGGGGTTCATGTTCTGGAAGGGAAGGTGCTGCCGCAGAAGGCCGCCGACACGAGCCCGTCGCGGCAAACCGCGCTCGCATTGCCGACGAGGGATATCGGAGACGAGGTAACGCTAACACCGATCCCTTTCTGCGGGAAGTAGTGGACTGAGGCAAGAACCAAGGTGTCGATCTGAAATTTTGGACTGACGATGTTTCAGGTTACATATGGCGTGGTGAAAGAACCGATACCGATAGGGCCGGGGCCATGGGGAGGGGAGGGAGGGAAGCCATGGGACGATGGCGTCTACACGGGAGTGAAGCAAATCTACATCACGAGGAACGAGTTCATCGGGTCCATTCAGATCGAGTACGACAGGAGTGGGCAGTCTATCTGGTCTACCAGGCACGGCGATGGTGGTCAGATCACACACAGGGTGAGTAGAGCAGAGCCAAGATGCTCACTTCTGTTGTGAACTCCGCATTAAGATTGACTAATAAGATGTCTAAAATGCGTGCGCAGATTAAGCTGGACTACCCACACGAGGTGCTGACCTGCATCTACGGCTACTACAACGCCTGCGCAGGGGAAGGGCCAAGGGTGCTGAGATCGATCACCGTCGTCAGCAGCCGGGGCAAGTACGGGCCGTTCGGTGACGAGGTCGGGACGTACTTCACCTCCGCCACGACGAAGGGGAAGGTGGTAGGCTTCCACGGTCGGAGCGCCCTGTACCTCGACGCCATCGGCGTGCACATGCAGCACTGGCTGGGAGACAGGAACACCGCTGTCTCCAATCCCAAGACCAGCTCCAACTCAAAGGCTATTGTTTCCAGCAACAAGGCTGCTGCTCCTACTACTACTACCTCCTCCAAGTACTACATCTCCAAGTATCTGTTTTGATTTCGCTTCACCTACCGGCTGTACCGAGACTGAGTTTGCAGGAGAATGCTTTTGCGTTTTTGTACCGAGGAATCGTTGTGTGAATGTGTGTGATCTTGTTATCTTGTATCGAAAGATAAAACTACATCTGGCTTGTCTTGTGTTAAGCCAACCAGGACCGTACGATATGATGATCTATGCATTTCGCGAACATTCTCTGATGGCCCTAGACGGGTGGACCCGTGAAGCGTGTAAGAGGGTCTCCAgctgcgtcccccaaagcgaCCTCCAAACGGCGCCAAATCGAGCATTTGAGGGACGTTTTTTTTATTTcgggccgcgtttgggggacgtcgctcccagccgcgtcccctaaaagcgcccccaaacattaaaataatGTATTATCCCCTTtgttgcatttttatttcaatagagAGAAGAAATTTGTAGGAACGGTGAAAACTTCGAAAAACATGAACTGAATTTCAAAGTAGTGCAACATaaataaattacatataaaaacttcgaAAAAATGAACTAATTTTTAaaactacttcttctttgatggcctcgcctcgtcgtcctcacggaggcgcttcctgctcgtcacctcttccgaagagccAGTGTCGTTCGACGCGTCGAAGGAACTTGTGTCCCCCTcgtcgtcgacggtgctcgccggctgcgccttctCCTTCGCCTGGACCCTTGCCCCCTTGTTTGCCGTCACCGCCTCCTCAACCCCTTCCTCCTCTCCTCCTTCTCATGGCCATCGTCGGTCTCCTAATACTCCTCCTGGCTGTCAGTCGGCGGGGCACTAGAGCTGCTAGGTGTTGCAACtttgtcccaccaatggcgccatcccggcggcttcccctcgttgtcggtgtccgatggcaaaGAGAGGTTGCTCATGGTGAGAGAGGATGgtgagagaggagaggagagatgAATGGCGCTGGCTAGTTGTAGATCGGAAAGCGCATACGTAGGCGTTACTGAGCGCGGATGAATGGCGACACAGATATCGAAGAGAGCTCCGGTTGCTCTTTCGCGGAGTTCGCGCATCGATCGATGCGGTTGCCACTGCGACGGTTCCCCTTCCCGGCAACTGCACCGTTGCTAGGTAGGCGATGGTTGAGCGTCCGTTCGTGAAtcgctgacgcgtcggtcccgccACTACTCATCTCGCTTCTcaatgtgtccggcgtgcccagaGCGTCCCCTGTGGACCGGGGATGGGCTCGAGGCGCCGGATACCGTATTGGACTGCGCCGGATGGAAATGACGTTTGGGGCGCGCAGTTGGGAACAAAAAATATCCGACGCGTACAAAAGATGCCTTTGGGAATaattttgggggacgcggctggagatactCTATGGTATTCGATTCTATGTTCCGGATGCTGAACGGACGCCCCTCCATTCCAAATTAATCAACGCAGCTTGCCAGCTTTCTTCTTTAGATAGGGATGTATGTAGATTTTAGACAGATTTCTTACGAGAACTCTTTTTTACCACCAAACTAAAAGCCGTCTATTTCCAGTGATCCAAGGGCTCATGTGCTCTGGTACTCCTCTATCAGCCCGCGGAGTATTGACACCAAATCTCATCCAAAACTGACGAAGTACCTCCACCAGGGGCAAACCGGTAATCCCGGCTGTTTTGTTACCTTCTTATTTTTCCCTTCTGTTTCGTACTGCGACAATGGCGGATCAAGGTAAATGGCAGGGTTAGATTTGCGTATCTGGCTAAGTCCGCCGGCGTTCAGATGGGTAACGTAAGAACGTAGTCCTCTGATTATAACCCTGGGACATGAATGAAGAACGTTTTGTTATAACAATTGCACCAGGAACAAGTTTTAGAATCTTGTGGgaactgattaatggaacatttGTTGTTCGATGGGATTTGCTCGCCTGACCTAGATGAGAGGCGACTCAGCGGAGCTTCTCGATATTAGGGATATGCAGAGATTCGTTTGCACGGAGGTGTGCACACAGGGTGGGgtgtgacatgcaaaaggtgcatgtcacatgATCTCTATCCAGATTGTGGAGGGTGGGGCACGGATACATGGAGGGATTGTCGGAGGCGTTGGACGATGACGCTCGTTCTTATTAACCTGAATCCTCTTCGGCCGAAGAAGGTGCTGGTCCTTCCCAAGGGTGGCTGCGGCACTGATACACCCTAACTTCTTACAAACTATGACCATCAAAAATGAATTTCACTCTGTTCCATGCTTAGGGGTGGCAAGTTTATAGGTTGGGCAAAGTTTCCCTGACAAGAACTCCACTGACTAAGCAGTAAAAAGGTATGCAAAGGTATATCTCGCCATCACATTGTGAAGCAGTCTGATCGAATGCAGCTAAAATTaatatgctcaaattgaatggagGTTGCAGGGGGAGAGTGATCACTCGCAAGATCCGTAGGGTATGTCAACCCTAGCATATCTCAAAAATAGAACCCCATAGTAGGGAGCAGGTTGGGACTCTCAATGAGCATTGCAATGTCACGTCACCTCAAACTATGTATCGCATATCATGCATGTGGCCGTGGAAGAAATAAACATTGGTATTAGGAAGCTGCAAAAAATACGCAAAAGATCAGATTGGCTTGAAAGTCAGCTACTGCATGACTAGGCCTATGAAGGAGAACATTTTTCAAAGGTTGTATGGCACCTATGAGACATGTGACCTTGACCCCAGGATGCTCCATCAGATAGCGACAACTAACCGGGGGACTCAAGTGTTCAGGAGACAACATCAAAACCTCAGGGAGGATAACCAAAAAATCCTTGATCGTTTATTTTGGGTATTCCCCGAGACTATATATGCATTCCACCATTATCATCCGGTGCTGCTAATAGATGGTACCTTTCTCACTGAAAAGTACAAGGGTATAATCTTGGCAGCGATCATAGCAAAAAAAAAACAGCTCTTGCCTATTGCCTATACACTagtggagagagagagaacaaAGATAGTTTGTTATGGTTCCTCACCTGCTTGAAGAGGAGAGTGGTGAAAAAT
Coding sequences within it:
- the LOC127344588 gene encoding jacalin-related lectin 3 isoform X2 yields the protein MSFGGSNGKNPNPSSAPSALRNITRSVDRNGHRYADGNAGYDMVLAKEQNRNPSQISTLSNKMVSFPSFISDNGTMTISTPERFGPWGGTGGTIFDDGIYTGVRQITITRGLGISSMKVLYDRNGQAIWGDKRGTSGAARPEKIVFDFPTEILTHVTGYFGPTMIMGPTVIKSITFHTTKKSHGPFGDEHGTFFSSCLTDGRIVGFHGRGGWYIDSIGVHVLEGKVLPQKAADTSPSRQTALALPTRDIGDEVTYGVVKEPIPIGPGPWGGEGGKPWDDGVYTGVKQIYITRNEFIGSIQIEYDRSGQSIWSTRHGDGGQITHRIKLDYPHEVLTCIYGYYNACAGEGPRVLRSITVVSSRGKYGPFGDEVGTYFTSATTKGKVVGFHGRSALYLDAIGVHMQHWLGDRNTAVSNPKTSSNSKAIVSSNKAAAPTTTTSSKYYISKYLF
- the LOC127344588 gene encoding jacalin-related lectin 3 isoform X1, translating into MPVLLVNLESSSLLVGLTSVSPREGSVCLGNRTCCQQSFGGSNGKNPNPSSAPSALRNITRSVDRNGHRYADGNAGYDMVLAKEQNRNPSQISTLSNKMVSFPSFISDNGTMTISTPERFGPWGGTGGTIFDDGIYTGVRQITITRGLGISSMKVLYDRNGQAIWGDKRGTSGAARPEKIVFDFPTEILTHVTGYFGPTMIMGPTVIKSITFHTTKKSHGPFGDEHGTFFSSCLTDGRIVGFHGRGGWYIDSIGVHVLEGKVLPQKAADTSPSRQTALALPTRDIGDEVTYGVVKEPIPIGPGPWGGEGGKPWDDGVYTGVKQIYITRNEFIGSIQIEYDRSGQSIWSTRHGDGGQITHRIKLDYPHEVLTCIYGYYNACAGEGPRVLRSITVVSSRGKYGPFGDEVGTYFTSATTKGKVVGFHGRSALYLDAIGVHMQHWLGDRNTAVSNPKTSSNSKAIVSSNKAAAPTTTTSSKYYISKYLF
- the LOC127344589 gene encoding uncharacterized protein isoform X2, with protein sequence MMDLDPRLYENVSVSDNDVRDIVLSYLMHNCYKETAETFLSSTGLKLPIDYTVDVDKRKAILNSVLEGDAVKAIKLTDELVPNLLENDKDLHFDILSLHFVELVRSRKCTEAVEFGKKMLTPFGKIPKYVEKLEDFLALLAYEEPEKSPMFHLLSPEYRQNVADSLNRAILANANLPAYSSLERVIQQSTVVRQYLQQEVGKAFLNK
- the LOC127344589 gene encoding uncharacterized protein isoform X1; its protein translation is MMDLDPRLYENVSVSDNDVRDIVLSYLMHNCYKETAETFLSSTGLKLPIDYTVDVDKRKAILNSVLEGDAVKAIKLTDELVPNLLENDKDLHFDILSLHFVELVRSRKCTEAVEFGKKMLTPFGKIPKYVEKLEDFLALLAYEEPEKSPMFHLLSPEYRQNVADSLNRAILANANLPAYSSLERVIQQSTVVRQYLQQEVGKDSYTPFSLKAFLNK